The sequence CGAGGTTTCCGATTTCGAACTGACCTTCAAATACCGCATCGTCGATCAGGACGGCGGCACCAAGGGCTTCGGCAACAGCGGCGTGCAGTACCGCAGCCGCATCGTGAAGCCGGAGTATTCCGTGGTCGCCGGCTACCAGGCGGACTTCGAGGTGGGCACCACCTACAGTGGCATCCTCTACGAGGAAAAGGGCCGCGGCATCCTCGCCAAGCGCGGCGAGAAGGTGACCATCACCGACGGCGAGCAGCCCGGCAAACCGAACATCCAGGTCACCGGCCAGCTTGAGAAGTCCGAGGAAATCCAGGCCGCCATCAAGCCCGGCGATTGGAACGAATACAAGGTCGTGGCCAAGGGCGGCCACCTCCAGCACTTCATCAACGGTCACCAGACCGTCGACGTGCAGGACAACTCGGAGATCGGCGCGCTCAAGGGCGTGATCGCCCTCCAGCTCCACGCCGGCAAGCCGATGACCGTCCAATACAAGGACCTCGTCTTGAAGGCGGATTGAAGTAGCACAAGTTTTTAACTTGTGAGTGCTAGCGGCGGACCGTGCGGAGATGGCTGGAGCCTCTCTACCGGTCCGCTTTTCATTTCACATGAAAGGGACCGCGGATGACGCAGATTGAATTCAAGAATCTGATCTCTTAATCAGCGTAATCCGTGGTCAAATCATGCTGAGGATCAGACGCCCGTGATCCTACTTCACAGGAAGCTTCGAGTCTCGCGAGAGCGATGAACCGCACCGTTCGCAAGTTGCAAACTTGCGCTACTTCACCTTTCCAGCAGCACCTGGTCGCCGAGCACGACCAGATCGACACGGCCCTTGAGGGTCTTGTCGAGGAACGGCGTGTTGCGGCTCTTCGACCTCATGAAGTCGAGCGAGAAGGTGGTTTCCGCTTCCGTGTCGAAGAGGATGAAATCGGCGGGCTTGCCCTCCTCCACCGGCACCGGCTCGAGGCCCATCATGCGGCGAGGTTCCGCGGAGTAACGCTTCACCACCAGATCCCAGCCGAATTTCCCGGTGGCGACGAAGTAGTGGTAGAGCGAGACGAGCGCGGTTTCGAGGCCGGTGATACCGTTCGGCGCGCTGACGAAGTCCTGCGATTTCTCGAACGGAGTGTGCGGCGCGTGATCGGTGGCGATGAGATCGAACACACCCTCGATGAGTCCCTGCAGCAGCGCCTCGGTATCGGCCTTGGTGCGCAGCGGCGGGTTCATCTTGTAGTGGGTGTCGAAGTCACCGATGTCCTCCTCGGTGAAGAGCAGGTGATGCGGTGCGACCTCGGCGGTGACCTTCACGTCGCCGCGCTGCTTCCACCAGCGGATGGTTTCCATGCCGACCTTGCTGGAGACGTGCTGGATGTGGATGTGCGCGCCCGCGGCATGGGCCAGGCGGATATCGCGGTCGATGATGATTTCCTCGGCGGCGGCGGGCGTGCCCTTGATGCCGAGGCGGTAGGAAACGACGCCCTCGTTGAGCGCGCGCGGACCGGCCAGCTCCGGCACTTCACAGTGGCTGGCGAAGAACATGCCGAACTCGGTGGCATACTGCATCGCGCGCAGCAGCACGGCCGGATCGGCCACGCTGTCGCCATCGTCAGTGAGCATCTTCACCCCCAGCCCGCGCATGCCATCGATGCCCGCCAGCTCCTTGCCGGCGCGGTCCTTGGTGATGCAGCCGGAGGTGTAAACGGGGATGCGGGAATTCTTCGCGGCGCTGTCCAGCACCATGCGCACCACCGGCGCGGAGTCGATGGCGGGCTTGGTGTTCGGCATCATCACCACCCCGGTGATGCCACCGTTGATCGCGGCCTCGGTGCCGGTGGCGATGGTCTCCTTCGCCTCCTGGCCCGGCTCGCGGAAATGGACGTGCGCGTCGAACATCGCCGGCATCAGCAGGCGGCCCTTGGCGTCGATCACCTTCGCCCCCTCCGGCGCGGACAGGCCGGTGCCGATGGAACAGATGATGCCGCCCTCCACGAGCACGTCTCCATCACGGAGCGAGGTGGAGTCTTCGGAGGCGATGCGGGCGTTGCGGATGAGGAGGGACATTTGGTTATACGTTAAAAGTTACGGGTTATAGGGAAGAGGCGCGGGGAACTCACTTCCCCAATCACAAATAACCTCTAACCGACAACCTCCCCGCCCGGCTTCAGCCAGTAGAGGACGGCCATGCGGACGGCGATGCCGTTCTCGACCTGGTCGTTGATGAGGCTGCGCGAGTAATCGAGCACGCCGTCGCAGAGCTCCACCCCGCGGTTCACCGGGCCGGGGTGCATGATGTAGAGGCCCTCGCCATCGATGCGGCGCAGGCGTTCCTCGGTCACCCCGTAGAGGCGGTGATACTCGCGGAGGCTGGGGAAATACTGGACGTCCTGGCGCTCCATCTGGACGCGCAGCAGATAGACGATGTCCGGCTTCCACTTCATCGCTTCCTCGTAGTTCGTGAAGCGGAGGACATTCTCCGGTCCGACCTTCGGCACCAGCGAGCCCGGCCCGAGGTAGGCGACCTCCAGGCCGAGCTTCTTCAGAATGGTGCTGGTGGAACGGGCCACGCGGCTGTGGAGGATGTCGCCGACGATCAGCACGCGCTTGCCGGTGGGATCGGGGAACTTCTCCTTGATCGTGAAGGCATCGAGCAGCGCCTGGGTCGGGTGGGCGTGCGCGCCGTCACCGGCGTTGATCACGCTGGCCTTCGTCATCCGCGCGATGGTCGAGGGCAGGCCGGAACGGCTGTGGCGGACGATGATGTAATCGGTCCGCATCGCCTGGAGCGTCTCGACCGTTTCGCGGACGGATTCGCCCTTCACGATCGACGACTGGGCGACGGCGAAGTTCGTGACATCCGCGGAGAGGCGGTTGGCCGCCACCTCGAAGGACGAGAGCGTGCGGGTGCTGGGCTCATAGAACAGGGTCAGCACCGACTTGCCCTTCAACGCCGGGACCTTTTTGACCGATCGTGTGAAGAGTTCTTTGAAGGGAACGGCTTGATCGAGGAGGCAATCGATTTCCTCCCTCTCAAGCGACACGATATCGAGCAAATCCTTACGAGGCATGGACCGGGTTGAGGTTCGGGAACAAGTACAGGGCACCGAAGGCGACGACAAGCACGGCGATCATCACCATCAAGCCGGCGTGGTGCCGCGAGTAGGGTTTCTTCAGGGCGATATACAGGGCCACCGGAAATGCGCCCACTCCGCCGCCAAACGCCAGCGCGTAGCCGAGCGCGATCAGAGCGGGATGGGCGAGCGATTTCTTCAGGTGGGCCACGGCCGGCGGCACCTCGGCGCTGAGCGCCGTCATTGCCTCCTGGCGGCGCATCCGGTCCAGCTCCCGCTCGCTGTGGCGGCGGGCGGGAATCGCGGACGAACCGGCAGGCGCAGAAGCCGGGGAGACCTCCGGAGCCGGCTGGCGTTCGGAGCGTCTCAGGGAACGAACCGCCTTGGCCGCCGGCTTCGGGCGCGGCGGCTCGGGTTCGGAAACGTCTTCCTTGGGAGCCTCAGCGGGAGCATTCGTCGCCGCCGAGGGAAGGCCCATCTCCTCGCGGAGCTTGGCGATTTCCTCGGCCGACTTCTTCCGCTGGGGCAGCGCGCTCATTTCGATTCCGGTTCGACGACCTCGATGAAGTCCTTGCCGTCGGTGTTCTCCAGCGAGACGTAGACGTGATCGAGACGGTTGGTTTCCAACACCAGCCCGACGTAGTCCGGCTGGATCGGCATCTCGCGGTGACCGCGGTCGATCAGCGTGGCGAGCTCCACCCGGCCCGGACGGCCCCAGTCGGAAAGCGCGTCCAGGGCCGCGCGGATGGTTCGGCCGGTGAAAAGCACGTCATCGACGAGGATGATGTGCGCGCCATCCACGGTGAAGGGAATGTCGCTCTCCTGGAGCTTTGGATTCTCGTGGAGGTGCTCGAAATCGTCGCGGTAGAGGGAAATGTCGAGAATGCCGAGGTCCAGCTCGCGGTCCTCGTCGGCGAGGAGGTTGCAGAGGCGCTCGGCCACCTCGTCGCCACGGCTGCGGATGCCCACCAAGGCGATGGCCTTGCCTTCGGTGCGGGAACGGATCGCCTCGGCGAGCGTTTCGACGGCCTTGGCAATGTCTTCGGCGGAAAGGGTGCGGTTCATGGAGGAAATCATTCGAAGTGCATGATGCCGATGTCACGGCGGCGCTGCGAGCCGGGGAACGTGACGAGATCGGTGGCGGCGTGGGCCTTGCCAACCGCGTCTTCGCGGGTCTCCGCCCCGGCCACCACCGCCAGCACGCGGCCACCGTTGGTCTCCCAAGCGCCGTCCGCGGTCTTGCGGGTGCCGGCGTGGTAAACGCGCGCGCCG comes from Luteolibacter sp. LG18 and encodes:
- a CDS encoding DUF1080 domain-containing protein, which gives rise to MTRSFIALACCLVPLAHAEEKKLFNGKDLTGWEGQPGFWSVKDGVLTGQSTAEHPVKENTFLIWKDGEVSDFELTFKYRIVDQDGGTKGFGNSGVQYRSRIVKPEYSVVAGYQADFEVGTTYSGILYEEKGRGILAKRGEKVTITDGEQPGKPNIQVTGQLEKSEEIQAAIKPGDWNEYKVVAKGGHLQHFINGHQTVDVQDNSEIGALKGVIALQLHAGKPMTVQYKDLVLKAD
- a CDS encoding dihydroorotase — its product is MSLLIRNARIASEDSTSLRDGDVLVEGGIICSIGTGLSAPEGAKVIDAKGRLLMPAMFDAHVHFREPGQEAKETIATGTEAAINGGITGVVMMPNTKPAIDSAPVVRMVLDSAAKNSRIPVYTSGCITKDRAGKELAGIDGMRGLGVKMLTDDGDSVADPAVLLRAMQYATEFGMFFASHCEVPELAGPRALNEGVVSYRLGIKGTPAAAEEIIIDRDIRLAHAAGAHIHIQHVSSKVGMETIRWWKQRGDVKVTAEVAPHHLLFTEEDIGDFDTHYKMNPPLRTKADTEALLQGLIEGVFDLIATDHAPHTPFEKSQDFVSAPNGITGLETALVSLYHYFVATGKFGWDLVVKRYSAEPRRMMGLEPVPVEEGKPADFILFDTEAETTFSLDFMRSKSRNTPFLDKTLKGRVDLVVLGDQVLLER
- a CDS encoding aspartate carbamoyltransferase catalytic subunit gives rise to the protein MPRKDLLDIVSLEREEIDCLLDQAVPFKELFTRSVKKVPALKGKSVLTLFYEPSTRTLSSFEVAANRLSADVTNFAVAQSSIVKGESVRETVETLQAMRTDYIIVRHSRSGLPSTIARMTKASVINAGDGAHAHPTQALLDAFTIKEKFPDPTGKRVLIVGDILHSRVARSTSTILKKLGLEVAYLGPGSLVPKVGPENVLRFTNYEEAMKWKPDIVYLLRVQMERQDVQYFPSLREYHRLYGVTEERLRRIDGEGLYIMHPGPVNRGVELCDGVLDYSRSLINDQVENGIAVRMAVLYWLKPGGEVVG
- the pyrR gene encoding bifunctional pyr operon transcriptional regulator/uracil phosphoribosyltransferase PyrR yields the protein MNRTLSAEDIAKAVETLAEAIRSRTEGKAIALVGIRSRGDEVAERLCNLLADEDRELDLGILDISLYRDDFEHLHENPKLQESDIPFTVDGAHIILVDDVLFTGRTIRAALDALSDWGRPGRVELATLIDRGHREMPIQPDYVGLVLETNRLDHVYVSLENTDGKDFIEVVEPESK